One window of the Streptomyces sp. NBC_00259 genome contains the following:
- a CDS encoding MFS transporter: MPHTHRRPATAEFRGRGLVLALGLSAVIVSMMQTLVVPILTVVQKDLSLSSSSTSWLATSTLLSAAVFTPLLGRLGDMRGKRPVLLGVLGVTVVGSALAAITSSFPLLLVARAMQGASTAIFPLALSVLRDELPARRLPGAMGLVSGTLAFGSGLALVGAGLLTQGPHPDYHRVFWLATVLSLVALATVAIAVPPSPSSTGGRTDWLGATTLAGALVLLLLPISQGGTWGWTSARCLGLLGGAVVLTAVWVLVERRVRQPLVDMRMFALRPVVFTNLAGVLLGFGMFTQFIGISYLVQTPHRIAGYGFTASVLDAAVVYLLPGTVASLIAAQFGGVLVRRIGARVTLAAGAGSGVLGFGWLAVSHGSPGGVVAAGLLTGIAISFGFATLPAFIVAGVPVHQSGIANGINSIARSLGSSLGSAVITALLSARLLTGLPPGTPAVPAESQYTLSFALGAGAFALVVLIALTGLRIESVPHHKVVQPSGPGGQTPEGPRPTGPRHRAPRSSGRR; the protein is encoded by the coding sequence ATGCCACACACCCACAGGCGCCCGGCCACGGCGGAGTTCCGCGGACGCGGTCTCGTCCTCGCGCTGGGCCTCTCGGCCGTGATCGTGTCGATGATGCAGACCCTGGTCGTCCCGATCCTGACCGTGGTCCAGAAGGACCTGTCGCTCTCCTCCTCGAGCACGAGCTGGCTGGCCACCTCGACGCTGCTGTCCGCCGCGGTGTTCACCCCGCTGCTCGGCCGCCTCGGCGACATGCGCGGGAAGCGGCCCGTACTCCTGGGCGTGCTGGGGGTGACCGTCGTCGGGTCCGCGCTGGCGGCCATCACCAGCTCGTTCCCGCTGCTGCTCGTCGCCCGCGCGATGCAGGGAGCGTCGACGGCGATCTTCCCGCTCGCGCTGTCGGTGCTGCGTGACGAACTGCCCGCGCGGCGGCTGCCGGGGGCGATGGGGCTGGTCAGCGGAACCCTGGCGTTCGGCAGCGGTCTCGCCCTGGTCGGCGCGGGGCTGCTCACCCAGGGCCCGCACCCGGACTACCACCGGGTGTTCTGGCTGGCGACCGTACTGTCCCTGGTCGCGCTGGCGACCGTGGCGATCGCCGTCCCGCCGTCACCGTCCTCCACCGGCGGCCGTACGGACTGGCTGGGGGCTACGACACTCGCCGGCGCGCTGGTCCTGCTCCTGCTGCCCATTTCTCAGGGCGGTACGTGGGGTTGGACCTCGGCGCGCTGCCTTGGGCTGCTGGGGGGCGCGGTGGTACTGACCGCCGTGTGGGTGCTCGTCGAGCGCCGGGTACGCCAACCTCTGGTGGACATGCGGATGTTCGCCCTGCGGCCGGTGGTCTTCACCAACCTCGCCGGTGTGCTGCTGGGGTTCGGCATGTTCACCCAGTTCATCGGCATCTCGTACCTGGTGCAGACGCCGCATCGCATCGCGGGGTACGGCTTCACGGCCTCGGTGCTGGACGCCGCTGTGGTCTATCTGCTGCCCGGCACCGTCGCGTCGTTGATCGCCGCGCAGTTCGGCGGTGTGCTGGTCCGGCGGATCGGCGCCCGCGTCACCCTGGCCGCCGGGGCCGGTTCGGGCGTCCTGGGCTTCGGCTGGCTTGCCGTCAGCCACGGCAGCCCCGGGGGCGTCGTGGCGGCGGGACTGCTCACCGGCATCGCGATCAGCTTCGGCTTCGCGACCCTGCCCGCGTTCATCGTGGCGGGCGTTCCCGTCCATCAGAGCGGCATCGCGAACGGCATCAACTCGATCGCCCGGTCCCTGGGCAGTTCGCTGGGCAGCGCCGTGATCACCGCGCTGCTGAGCGCCCGCCTGCTGACCGGCCTTCCCCCCGGCACACCCGCGGTGCCCGCCGAGAGCCAGTACACGCTCTCCTTCGCTCTGGGCGCCGGCGCCTTCGCTCTGGTCGTCCTCATCGCTCTCACCGGTCTGCGGATCGAATCCGTCCCGCACCACAAGGTCGTACAACCCTCAGGCCCGGGCGGCCAGACCCCCGAAGGCCCCCGCCCGACGGGCCCCCGGCACCGGGCCCCACGCAGTTCGGGACGGCGATAG
- a CDS encoding anthranilate synthase family protein, producing the protein MNTARLHALLSPDAPPFALLHRPHSAGHDDVELLLGDVTEVPGLGDLPLPSGPPSHSTDGRHDLVVLVPYRQIAERGYAHQDDGTPLLAMTVDEQTRLSVEETLATVPDRPFELADAGFDTDDAEYETIVRKIMSEEIGRGEGANFVIKRSFVATVQGPPTEAALTVFRRLLAGEAGAYWTFLVHTGTRTLVGATPERHVALNDGTVTMTPISGTYRYPAAGPTVPGTLRFLADPKETDELYMVVDEELKMMARICEPGVRTEGPYLRQMTRLAHTEYHLSGRTTLEVGEILRETMFVPTVTGSPLENACRVINRYETEGRAYYSGVLAVIGRDGAGTRRMDSAVLIRCADIDARSRLRIGVGATLVRHSDPGSEVAETRAKAAAVLQALHGGVEQGAAEGPALAADPAVLSALADRNRTLARFWLDPFDEEAHRGHREVLAGRRVLLIDGEDTFTAMLAHQLLALGLRVIVRRFDESYEPAGHDLVIVGPGPGDPRERNHPKIAALRRTVRELLAERRPLLAVCLGHQVLCAELGLELIRKNPPNQGVRRVIDLFGSPAGLGFYNTYAALSPADRLSAPQVPEGIDVSRDPDSGEVHALRGERLRSTQFHPESLLSEDGLRILADDLSALLSATVRATG; encoded by the coding sequence ATGAATACGGCACGTCTGCACGCCCTGTTGAGTCCCGACGCACCGCCGTTCGCCCTGCTCCACCGGCCGCATTCCGCGGGCCACGACGACGTCGAGCTCCTGCTCGGGGACGTCACGGAGGTTCCGGGTCTGGGCGATCTGCCGCTGCCGTCGGGCCCGCCGTCGCACAGCACCGACGGCCGGCACGATCTGGTGGTGCTGGTTCCGTACCGTCAGATAGCGGAGCGCGGTTACGCGCACCAGGACGACGGCACTCCGCTGCTCGCGATGACGGTGGACGAGCAGACCAGGCTGAGCGTCGAGGAGACGCTGGCCACCGTCCCCGACCGGCCCTTCGAGCTGGCCGACGCCGGCTTCGACACCGACGACGCCGAGTACGAGACCATCGTCCGCAAGATCATGAGCGAGGAGATCGGGCGCGGCGAGGGCGCGAACTTCGTGATCAAGCGCTCCTTCGTCGCCACGGTCCAGGGGCCTCCCACCGAGGCCGCGTTGACGGTGTTCCGTCGCCTGCTGGCCGGTGAGGCCGGTGCGTACTGGACCTTCCTCGTCCACACGGGGACGCGCACCCTGGTGGGCGCCACCCCTGAGCGGCACGTCGCACTGAACGACGGCACCGTCACCATGACCCCGATCAGCGGCACCTACCGCTATCCCGCCGCCGGCCCCACCGTCCCAGGGACGCTCCGCTTCCTCGCGGACCCCAAGGAGACCGACGAGCTGTACATGGTCGTCGACGAAGAGCTGAAGATGATGGCGCGCATCTGCGAACCCGGGGTCCGCACGGAGGGACCGTACCTGCGGCAGATGACGCGGCTGGCCCACACCGAGTACCACCTCAGCGGGCGCACCACGCTGGAGGTGGGCGAGATCCTGCGCGAGACGATGTTCGTGCCCACCGTCACGGGCAGCCCGCTGGAGAACGCCTGCCGGGTCATCAACCGGTACGAGACCGAGGGCCGCGCCTACTACAGCGGGGTGCTCGCCGTGATCGGCAGGGACGGGGCCGGCACCAGGCGGATGGACTCCGCGGTACTCATCCGCTGCGCCGACATCGACGCGCGCTCCCGGCTGCGGATCGGCGTGGGCGCGACACTGGTGCGCCACTCCGACCCCGGCTCCGAGGTCGCCGAGACCCGCGCCAAGGCGGCGGCGGTGCTCCAGGCCCTGCACGGCGGCGTCGAGCAGGGAGCGGCCGAGGGCCCCGCGCTCGCCGCGGACCCCGCGGTCCTCAGCGCCCTGGCGGACCGCAACCGGACCCTCGCCCGGTTCTGGCTGGACCCGTTCGACGAGGAGGCGCACCGTGGCCACCGGGAGGTGTTGGCCGGCCGGCGGGTCCTGCTGATCGACGGTGAGGACACCTTCACCGCGATGCTCGCCCACCAACTCCTCGCCCTGGGCCTGCGCGTCATCGTCCGGCGCTTCGACGAGTCGTACGAACCGGCCGGCCACGACCTCGTGATCGTGGGCCCCGGCCCCGGCGACCCGCGCGAGCGGAACCACCCGAAGATCGCCGCCCTGCGCCGCACCGTCCGCGAACTCCTGGCCGAGCGGCGGCCGTTGCTGGCGGTATGCCTCGGACACCAGGTGCTCTGCGCGGAACTCGGGCTCGAGCTGATCCGCAAGAACCCGCCCAACCAGGGGGTCCGGCGGGTGATCGACCTGTTCGGCAGCCCGGCCGGGCTCGGCTTCTACAACACCTACGCGGCCCTCTCCCCCGCCGATCGCCTGAGCGCACCCCAGGTCCCCGAGGGCATCGATGTCAGCCGGGACCCGGACAGCGGCGAGGTCCACGCGCTGCGCGGCGAGCGGCTGCGTTCGACACAGTTCCACCCGGAGTCGCTCCTGTCCGAGGACGGACTGCGCATCCTCGCCGACGACCTGTCGGCGCTGCTGTCCGCAACCGTCCGCGCGACGGGCTGA
- a CDS encoding 3-deoxy-7-phosphoheptulonate synthase gives MNVAINWAGLTESHSALTEDEMRSWRLLPSRQQPAWNDDWLVTGIRRDLACLPELVDADEIHALGSALADVAAGRRQVVQAGDCAEDPAECTPAHLGRKAGLLDALAGVMQIGSGLPVLRVGRFAGQFAKPRSAPTEVVDGVELPVYRGHLVNGPKETEEDRRPDPLRMLACHEAATAAMTYLRKQQEITRVPVWTSHEALVMDYELPQLRRDSEGDMLLTSTHWPWIGDRTRQLDGSHVRMLAAVANPVACKVGPSMTEEELLRLCALLDPARRPGRLTLISRMGAGEAARLLPALAARVREAGHPVVWLCDPMHGNTVRSANGRKTRLLSSVVQEIGEFQAALRDIGVIPGGLHLETTPDKVAECIADASELTSCDGRSTTLCDPRLNAEQAIAAAANWN, from the coding sequence ATGAACGTCGCCATCAACTGGGCCGGACTCACCGAATCCCATTCCGCACTCACCGAGGACGAGATGCGGTCCTGGCGGCTGCTGCCGTCCCGTCAGCAACCCGCCTGGAACGACGACTGGCTCGTCACCGGCATCAGGAGGGACCTCGCCTGCCTGCCGGAACTCGTGGACGCCGACGAGATCCACGCGCTGGGCTCGGCCCTGGCCGACGTCGCGGCCGGCCGCCGGCAGGTCGTCCAGGCGGGCGACTGCGCCGAGGACCCGGCCGAGTGCACGCCCGCCCACCTGGGCAGGAAGGCCGGACTGCTGGACGCTCTTGCCGGAGTGATGCAGATCGGTTCCGGACTGCCCGTGCTGCGGGTGGGCCGCTTCGCCGGCCAGTTCGCCAAGCCCCGGTCCGCCCCGACCGAGGTCGTCGACGGCGTGGAACTGCCCGTCTACCGAGGGCATCTGGTCAACGGCCCGAAGGAGACAGAGGAGGACCGCAGGCCTGATCCGCTGCGCATGCTCGCCTGTCACGAGGCCGCGACCGCCGCCATGACCTACCTGCGCAAGCAGCAGGAGATCACCAGGGTGCCGGTGTGGACCAGCCACGAGGCACTGGTCATGGACTACGAGCTGCCGCAGCTGCGCCGCGACTCCGAGGGCGACATGCTGCTGACGTCCACGCACTGGCCGTGGATCGGCGACCGCACCCGCCAGCTCGACGGCTCGCACGTCCGCATGCTGGCCGCGGTCGCCAATCCGGTCGCCTGCAAGGTCGGTCCCAGCATGACGGAGGAGGAACTCCTGCGGCTGTGCGCGCTCCTGGACCCGGCGCGCAGGCCGGGGAGGCTGACACTCATCTCGCGGATGGGAGCCGGGGAGGCGGCCCGCCTTCTGCCCGCACTGGCTGCCCGGGTGCGAGAGGCGGGGCACCCGGTGGTCTGGCTGTGCGACCCGATGCACGGCAACACCGTACGGTCCGCCAACGGCCGCAAGACGCGGCTGCTGAGCTCCGTCGTCCAGGAGATCGGCGAATTCCAGGCCGCCCTGCGTGACATCGGCGTGATTCCGGGCGGACTTCATCTGGAGACCACCCCCGACAAGGTTGCCGAATGCATCGCCGACGCGTCGGAACTCACCAGCTGCGACGGCCGCTCCACCACGCTGTGCGATCCCCGGCTGAACGCGGAACAAGCAATTGCCGCCGCTGCGAACTGGAATTGA
- a CDS encoding acyl carrier protein codes for MSDVQSVAALDRVRGIVAEVLEIDIDSVEPDASFYDDLAADSLEKVEIAVRVEREFAIPVSPQEAAEMTSASAVLALLRDKGKVV; via the coding sequence ATGTCCGATGTGCAGAGCGTCGCCGCTCTCGACCGTGTGCGCGGCATCGTCGCGGAAGTCCTGGAGATCGACATCGACAGCGTGGAGCCGGACGCGAGTTTCTACGACGACCTGGCGGCGGACTCCCTGGAGAAGGTCGAGATCGCCGTGCGGGTGGAGCGGGAATTCGCGATCCCGGTCAGCCCCCAGGAGGCGGCCGAAATGACGTCGGCGTCGGCCGTGCTGGCGCTGCTGCGCGACAAGGGAAAGGTGGTCTGA